The genome window TAATAAAAGACCAACTTCAATTTCTGTTGCTTTTAAATAGTTGAGCAGTTGTAGCTCATGCTCTCTCACTAAAACTTCAGAAGCTTTGAGCTCGAGTATCACTCTATCATTGACAATAAGATCGGCAAAATATTCGCCAACATGTTGACCGGCATACGTTACTTTGATCGGCTTTTGTTTCTCGATTTTTAAATCATTATCCGCCAATTCGAGATAAAGCGCATTTTCATAAACCTTTTCAAGAAAGCCGAAGCCTAAAGTTCCGTATACTTTATAAAAGCCCTTTAAGATTTTGTCAGTTAATTCCTTATGTAATAGTTCTTTCACTTTTTTAATCGGTGTTAATCCGTCTTATCAGTGTTTTCCGTGTGCCATACGTTTTTTATTTCTTTCCTTCCAATTCGATCACCGGCATGATCATTTCTTCAAGAGAGATGCCGCCGTGCTGGAAACTGTCTTTATAATAGTTTTGATAATAATGGTAATTCGTAGGGTAAATGAAATAATAATCTTCTTTGGCGATGATGTAATGCATGTTCACGCCGCGGGCCGGTAATTTGTAATCGGCAGGATTTTTAACAAAGACGGCGTGCTTCGGATTCGCTTTGATATTTTTTCCGTATTTGTATCGTAAGCTGGTTGACGTTTCTTTATCACCGATGACCTGTGTTGCGTGTAAACTGCGAATGCTTCCGTGATCAGAAGTGACAATAATGGTGCAATCTAATTTCGAAAGGCGTTTGAGGATCTCAAACATCGGTGAGTGGTTGAACCATGCGTTACTAAGCGAACGATAAGCCGATTCGTTGGGCGCGATTTCTTTAATGACCGTAGAATCGCTGCGCGAATGTGCAAGGATGTCTAAGAAATTTAAAACAATGGCGGTCACTTCGGACGATTCGACGTAACTGACAATATTGCTTTCAAGATTTTTAGCGGCATCCATGTTGAGAATTTTAACGAATTTCAATTCTGTTTCGAGCGGTACGTGATTGGCTTTGAGCTGATATTCCAAAAGCTCTTTTTCAAAACGGTTGCGGCTGGAATCGTCTTCTTCGCCTTTTGTCCAGATTTCAGGAAATTTTCGTTCGATGTCGATCGGAAACATGCCGCTGAAAATCGCATTGCGTGAATAGGGAGTAGCGGTGGGAAGGATCGAGTAGTAATAATCTTTGTTAATTTTGAAATACGGATACAGCATCGGCTCAAATCCAAGCCATTGATCGAGGCGTAAGCAATCGATGACCAAAAACACGACACGTTTTTTGGCGGCAATTTTCGGGAAGACGTGCTTCCTGACAATATCAATGGATAATTCCGGTGACGCACCTGAACGGTCGTTGAGCCATGTTTGATAATTACGTTCGACGAACTTACCGAATTCGACATTGCAAGCCTGTTTCTGATTTTCCAGAGTCTGGCGTAAGCCGAGATCAGCAAACTCATCCAATTCAAGTTCCCATTGTGACAACGACAAATGGATATCGTACCAGTCCTTGAATGACAATGGCTCCATGAGTTGCATGGAAATTTTATTGAATTCCTGAATGTAATCTTTCGAAATTTTTTGACCCGTAATGTGGCGTGATTCAAGAATTTGTTTGCACGCCATCAGGATTTGGCTGGGATTGACAGGCTTGGTAAGATAAAAATCAATTTTTCGCCCGATCGCATCATCCATCAGCTTTTCTTCTTCGCTTTTGGTGATCATAATGACGGGCAGTGCCGGATGCAATTCTTTAATTTCTTCGAGCGTCGTAAGTCCGTCTTTACCCGACATCATTTCATCGAGTAATACCAGGTCGTATTTGCCGCTGTGAATATGGGTCACCGCGTCCTCGCCGTTCGTAACGGGCGTTACATCATAACCGCGTTGTTGTAAAAATAAAATGTGCGGCTTGAGCAGTTCGATTTCATCATCCGCCCAGATGATTTTTTTAGTCGACATTGTTGGACCTCGCTTTTAGTGATCGAAAAAATACATCGTAAAGAGGTTCGCGGTTAACTCCTTGGGTAAAGTTC of bacterium contains these proteins:
- a CDS encoding GxxExxY protein, encoding MKELLHKELTDKILKGFYKVYGTLGFGFLEKVYENALYLELADNDLKIEKQKPIKVTYAGQHVGEYFADLIVNDRVILELKASEVLVREHELQLLNYLKATEIEVGLLLNFGKKPEFRRKIFTNDKKKNVHG
- a CDS encoding PglZ domain-containing protein, which translates into the protein MSTKKIIWADDEIELLKPHILFLQQRGYDVTPVTNGEDAVTHIHSGKYDLVLLDEMMSGKDGLTTLEEIKELHPALPVIMITKSEEEKLMDDAIGRKIDFYLTKPVNPSQILMACKQILESRHITGQKISKDYIQEFNKISMQLMEPLSFKDWYDIHLSLSQWELELDEFADLGLRQTLENQKQACNVEFGKFVERNYQTWLNDRSGASPELSIDIVRKHVFPKIAAKKRVVFLVIDCLRLDQWLGFEPMLYPYFKINKDYYYSILPTATPYSRNAIFSGMFPIDIERKFPEIWTKGEEDDSSRNRFEKELLEYQLKANHVPLETELKFVKILNMDAAKNLESNIVSYVESSEVTAIVLNFLDILAHSRSDSTVIKEIAPNESAYRSLSNAWFNHSPMFEILKRLSKLDCTIIVTSDHGSIRSLHATQVIGDKETSTSLRYKYGKNIKANPKHAVFVKNPADYKLPARGVNMHYIIAKEDYYFIYPTNYHYYQNYYKDSFQHGGISLEEMIMPVIELEGKK